TGGGATAAATTTAACGTCTTGACCCAATTTCGCAGCCAAGTCAGCGGCTACAGGAGCAAGTGATTTTCCTTCCTTATCAGCTTCTTCTTTTACACGTCCAAGGTGAGAGAAGAGGATTGCACGTCCGCCTTGTTCAAGAATGTACTTAATAGTTGGAAGAGCAGCAGTGATACGGTTATCGTTAGTGATCACGCCATCTTTTACAGGTACGTTGAAGTCAACACGAACGAGAACTTTTTTCCCTTTCAAGTCAACATCTTTAACAGTCAATTTAGCCATTTGATCAGACTCCTTAATTTTTTAATACGTTTTCATTATATCACAAAATGCATAAAAGAGATAGCAAAATCAGAAGGATTTCTAGCTTATTGCTAGTATAATACATTTATCATATAATCAAAATAGAAAGGTAAAAAAGCTATGAAAAAACAACTAAACAATAGGCAGCAACAAGCTGACTATGATCTAAATGTAATCCTCATTCTTACCCTTGTTCCTCTTCTACTCTTTCTTACTTTTAAACCAACTCTTTTTTCCTACACTAAGCAAACCTCAGTACCACTATGGCTTCGATTAATCTTATTAGCCAGTTGTCAATTTGCCATTGCAGGCTTGGGAACCAGCACTGTTATGCTTTATCGTAAAGAATCTTTCAGATACTTTAGATTAATCACAAAAAATCTAGTTCCTACCCTTTTTCAATCTCTTCTTATAGCCTTACCACTTATCATATTGAAAGTAGTTACTCACCAGATTCATTCCTATCTACCTCTTCAATCAATACAATTAACAAAAGAAGTAATGATACAATCATTTCCTAGTAATATCCTAGCATACCTATTCATCTGTCTTATTTGGGGATTCTGGGAAGGATTTAACTATGTAGTCATCGCTGAAAAGATACGCATACGTTTTCCATCTCCTTACTCTTGGTTAGATAGTGGAGCAATAACTTGTGCGATTTTTTGCCTTCTTATCCATGGAATCATTGGTTTTGATATCTATACCTTATTTGAAGCACTTACCGTTTTTATACTAATTTATGGTATGCTAGCCATTCAAAAACACAATAAAAACTCCTGGGGTTGTGTCATGCTCTTTCTACTTATTTGGAATTCCTTCTAGCTTATTCATAAATCACAATACTACTGAGATTATAACAGCCAATTTATACGCCTGTTTTATTATTTTGAGAAATAAAAAAAAAGAGCCGAAGCTCTTCTTTTTATACAATTGAATTATTTAGCGATTTTCGCGAAGTATTCAAGAGTACGTACAAGTTGTGAAGTGTATGACATTTCGTTGTCGTACCAAGAAACAACTTTAACCAATTGTTTACCATCAACAGTTTGTACTTTAGTTTGAGTTGCATCAAACAATGAACCGTAAGAAATACCTACGATATCTGAAGATACGATTGGATCTTCAGTGTAACCGAATGATTCGTTTGAAGCTGCTTTCATAGCTGCGTTCACTTCATCAACAGTAACGTCTTTTTCAAGAACTGCTACCAATTCAGTAACTGATCCAGTTGGAACTGGAACACGTTGTGCAGCACCGTCAAGTTTACCGTTCAATTCTGGGATAACCAAACCGATAGCTTTAGCAGCACCAGTTGAGTTAGGAACGATGTTTGCAGCACCAGCACGTGCACGACGAAGGTCACCACCACGGTGTGGTCCGTCAAGGATCATTTGGTCACCAGTGTAAGCGTGGATAGTAGTCATCAAACCTTGTTTAACACCGAAGTTATCTTGCAATGCTTTAGCCATTGGAGCCAAGCAGTTTGTAGTACATGAAGCACCTGAGATAACTGTTTCAGTACCGTCAAGGATGTCGTGGTTAGTGTTAAATACGATTGTTTTAACATCGTTTCCACCAGGAGCAGTGATAACAACTTTCTTAGCTCCACCTTCGTGCAAGTGTTTTTCAGCAGCATCTTTCTTAGCAAAGAAACCAGTTGCTTCAAGAACGATTTCTACACCGTCGTTAGCCCAGTCAATTTGTTCTGGGTCACGTTCAGCAGAAACTTTAACGAATTTACCGTTAACTTCAAATCCACCATCTTTAACTTCAACAGTACCGTCGAAACGACCTTGAGTTGTGTCGTATTTCAACAAGTGTGCAAGCATAACTGGATCTGTAAGGTCGTTGATGCGTGTAACTTCAACACCTTCTACGTTTTGGATACGACGGAAAGCAAGACGACCGATACGACCGAAACCGTTAATACCAACTTTAACTACCATTAGTGATTTCCTCCTTATGAAAATCAAATAAATATAATTTTGAGAGCAAGCTCTCCCTATTGTGAAAAGATTAACTTGAGCGCTTTCAATTCAACCTTTCAACAGTCATATTATATAATTTTTTTCAAAAAATTGCAAATAGAAAAGGCACTTACTTTCATAAGTACCTTAACTTTATAAGTTCTAATTAAGCTTCACCAGAATTTTTCTTGATGATTTCTTCTTGAACTGATTTAGGAACATCTTCATAGTGGTCAAATACCATCATGAATGTACCACGTCCTTGAGTTGCAGAACGAAGTGTTGTTGCATAACCGAACATTTCAGCAAGTGGAACATATGCACGAACAATTTGGCTGTTACCATGTGCTTCCATACCATCAACACGTCCACGACGAGCTGTAACGTGACCCATAACATCACCAAGGTTTTCTTCAGGAACAGTGATTGTTACAAGCATCATTGGTTCAAGGATAGTTGGTTGTGCAGTCTTAGCAGCTTCTTTAAGTGCAAGAGACGCAGCAATCTTGAAGGCAGTTTCAGATGAGTCGACATCGTGGTATGAACCATCGTAAAGTTTAGCTTTGATATCAACCATTGGGTATCCAGCAAGGACACCGTTAGCCATAGATTCTTCCAATCCTTTTTCTACTGCAGGGATGAATTCACGTGGAACCACACCACCGACGATAGCATTTTCGAATTCGAAACCTTTACCTTCTTCATTTGGAGTAAATTCAATCCAAACATCACCAAACTGACCTTTACCACCAGATTGACGTTTGAAGAAACCACGTGCTTGTGTAGCTGCACGGAATGTTTCACGGTATGATACTTGTGGAGCACCTACGTTTGCTTCAACTTTGTGTTCACGTTTCAAACGGTCAACAAGGACATCAAGGTGAAGTTCACCCATACCAGAGATAACTGTTTCACCAGTTTCAGGGTTAGTTTCAACACGGAATGTTGGATCTTCTTCAGCAAGTTTTTGAAGACCGATACCCATCTTATCTTGGTCAGCTTTAGTCTTAGGCTCAACCATCAATTGGATAACTGGTTCTGGAACTTCGATTGACTCAAGAATAACTTTAGCTTTTTCATCAGTCAATGAGTCACCAGTTGTAGTATCTTTCAAACCGATAGCAGCAGCGATATCACCGGCATATACTTGTTCAATTTCTTGACGGCTGTTAGCGTGCATTTGAAGGATACGTCCGATACGTTCACGTTTACCTTTAGATGTGTTCATTACGTATGAACCTGATTGAAGGATACCTGAGTAAACACGGATAAATGTCAAACGACCTACAAATGGGTCAGTCATGATCTTGAAGGCAAGAGCTGCAAATGGCTCATCATCAGATGCTGGACGAGTTTCTTCTTCGTCTGTATCTGGGTTGATACCTTTGATTGCAGGGATATCAAGTGGGCTTGGAAGGTAATCGATAACCGCATCAAGCATCAATTGAACACCTTTGTTCTTGAAGGCAGAACCACAAAGAACTGGGAAAAATTCAACATTGATTGTTGCACGACGGATAGCTGCTTTCAATTCCTCGTTAGTGATTTCTTCACCTTCAAGGTATTTCATCATCAAATCTTCGTCAGTTTCAGCAACTGCTTCGATCAATTTTTCACGGTATTCGTTTGCTTGATCAACGTAATCTGCTGGAATATCTTCTTCAAGAATATCTGTACCAAGGTCATTAGTATAGATTTCAGCTTTCATTTTAATCAAGTCAATGATACCACGGAAATCATCTTCAGCACCAATTGGCAATTGGATTGGGTGTGCGTTTGCTTGAAGGCGATCGTGAAGTGTGCTTACTGAGTAAAGGAAGTCTGCACCGATTTTATCCATTTTGTTGGCAAATACGATACGTGGAACACCATACTCAGTTGCTTGACGCCAAACTGTTTCAGTTTGAGGTTCTACACCTGATTGAGAGTCAAGAACGGTTACGGCACCATCCAATACACGGAGTGAACGTTGTACTTCGATTGTGAAGTCCACGTGTCCTGGTGTATCGATGATGTTAACGCGGTGACCATCCCATTGTGCTGTTGTAGCGGCAGATGTGATTGTGATACCACGTTCTTGTTCTTGCTCCATCCAGTCCATTTGTGATGCACCTTCGTGAGTTTCACCGATTTTGTGGATTTTACCAGTGTAGTAAAGGATACGCTCTGTTGTAGTTGTTTTACCGGCATCGACGTGGGCCATGATACCGATATTACGAGTTTTTGCAAGTGAAAATTCGCGTGCCATTAGGTTTATTCTCCTATAAATATTTTAGTTTACTTATTTATTATAACATTATTGTCAAAAAACGGATAGGCAGGACCTACCCGTTTTTTCACTAATATTTAACTGGTTTTCAAATGATATGAATGATATTATTTGAATTCAAAGTCAGCTTATTACAAATCCATAATCTAAGCTTATGAATATATGACTGTAATTCAGCTTGAAACTTATGATTACCAGCGGAAGTGTGCAAAGGCACGGTTTGCTTCAGCCATTTTGTGAGTATCTTCACGTTTCTTAACTGATGCACCAGTGTTGTTTGCAGCATCCATGATTTCTTTTGCAAGACGATCTTTCATAGTGTGTTCACCACGCGCACGTGATGCGTTAACCAACCAACGAAGACCAAGAGTTGTACGACGTTCTGGACGAACTTCAACTGGGACTTGGTAGTTTGAACCACCGACACGACGTGCACGTACTTCAAGTACAGGCATGATGTTGTCCATAGCTGTTTCAAATACTTCAAGAGCATCGTTTCCAGTTGCTTCTTTAATTTGCTCGAAAGCATCGTATACGATTGTTGCAGCAGTACCACGTTTACCGTCAAGCATTACACGGTTGATAAGACGTGTAACGATTTTTGAATTGTACAATGGATCTGCCAATACTTCGCGTTTAGGCGCTCTATTTTTACGACTCATTTTATCTTATCTCCCTTCTTATCCTTTAGGACGTTTAGCACCGTATTTAGAACGGCTTTGTTTACGATCAGCTACACCTGCAGTATCAAGTGCACCACGGACGATGTGGTAACGTACCCCTGGAAGGTCTTTTACACGTCCACCACGGATAAGAACAACGCTGTGTTCTTGGAGGTTGTGTCCGATACCTGGGATGTAAGCAGTAACTTCAATAAGGTTGCTCAAACGTACACGAGCGAATTTACGAAGGGCTGAGTTAGGTTTCTTAGGTGTCATTGTTCCAACACGTGTTGCAACACCACGTTTTTGTGGTGAAGATACGTTAGTTTGAACTTTTTTGTGGCTGTTGTAACCAACGTTCAAAGCTGGTGATTTAGATTTAACAACTTTTGATTGACGTGGTTTACGAACCAATTGGTTAATTGTAGGCATCTACATTCTCCTGTGTTTTTTATTTTTGGTTGATATGGCACTTGGTGACAGCCCATATCTGTGTGTACTTTTGCAACTTATGTCAGCACGTCTCTGTACACTTTTGAGAGACCAAAAGTAAAAAGTACCGTCTAATATAATATCATTTTTCGATGGTTATTGTCAACAGTTTCTTGTTAAAAAGAAAAATTCCTAATCATCAAATTAGGAATAATATCGTGGATTAATTACTTGTCAAAAATATTACCAACTTCAACTTCTACCTTCTGTGCTTTTACATCAATATCAGAAACCGTAAGTAATGATTTATAGTCATGGATATCACGATCACCTTTGGCATTTTCTGCGAATACAGCTACACCTACTAACTCACTATCAAATTCTGAAAGCAAGCTAATCATACCCGTAATGGTACCACCACCTTTAAGAAAATCGTCAACAATAAGGACGCGGCTATTGGGTTTCAAACTACGTTTTGAAAGGAACATCTTTTCAATACGGTCACTTGAACCACTAACGTAGTTTACCGATACAGTTGAACCTTCTGTAATTTTTAAGTCACGACGAACAATAACAAACGGAATGTTTAAGACATCTGCTACTGCATTTGCTAAAGGAACTCCTTTAGTTGCTACAGTCATAACGGCATCAATTTTTTGTCCCTTAAAGGCACTGGCAATGATACGACCAACATTTTTCAAAATAGACGGTGTACTCAATAAATCAGATAGGTAGAGATAACCACCTGGTAAGATACGATCACTCTCTGAAAGACGTTTACAAAGATCTTCAACCAGACTTCTTGCATCTTCATCAGAAATGGTCGGTGTAAACATAACACCGCCAGATGCACCAGTTACTGTTTCGATTTCTCCTATTTGACTTTCCTCAAAAGCTTTTTTAATGATAGCAACATCTTCTGAGATTGAAGACTTAGCAGCTTCATATCGCTCTGCAAAAGTATTGAGACTTGTCAATTGATAGGGATTATTAATTAGGTAGTTTGAAATCACTACCATGCGTTCACTTCGTTTTAATTTCATATGTTACCTATATTTTCTGTACTTTTTAACTATTATACCATAATACAGCAAAAAACGAACATTTTCATATAAAATGCTCGCTTAATTTCGATTTTAATCAAATTTTGGCTTGTAGAAGGAACGATTATCCATAGCAAAGAGACGATTTGTCATTTCTCCTGGTCCTACTAGGTTAAGAGCTGTCGTCATCATCATCATACTGGCATCAAGATTATCAATCATATGAATAATTTCTGCTTCCATAATACGCGGGCGAACTGGGCTACCATACTCCAGTTGTCCGTGGTGGCTGAGAATAACATGACGCAAAACAACGACATCCTCACGCGTATCGTCAATATTAAGTTCCACAAGGACCTTGGTAATTTCTTCATCAATCAAGGCAATATGACCAATTAAGTTCCCACGAACCGTATACTCAGTGTTTTCAGGACCAGTAAGTTCAATAACCTTAGCTAAATCATGAAGCATAATCCCTGCAAAAAGTAGACTCTTATTGAGCTCTGGATAAATATCTCCAATGCTGTCCGCTAGGCGAACCATAGTAGCCGTATGATAGGCTAGTCCACTTTCAAAAGCATGGTGATTTGTTTTAGCAGCTGGAAAAGTGAAAAACTCTTTATTATACTTTCGATAAAGAGCACGAACAACACGCTGCCAAGTTGCTTCCTCAATCTTGAAAATCATTTGCTCTAGGTATTCGCGTACTTCAGTAGGATTTACCGGTGGTTTCTCTTTGAAATCAGCTGGATCATTTGTCTCACCAAATGTAGGCAAGCGTAAGGTTATTTGGTTTACCTGAGGAGTATTATTATAAACTTCTCGACGCCCCTCCATATGCACTACTTTACCTGCGGTAAATTCTTCGACATTATAAGGCTGAGCATCCCACAGGTTTCCTGAAATCTCTCCAGTATCATCCTGAAAAGTAAAGGCAATATAATCCTTTCCTGCTCTTGTCTTACGTACCTCTGCACGCTTAATCAGATAAAAACCTTCAAAATACTCGTCTTTTTTCATTTGATTAATCTTCATGCTTGTCCTCGTTTTCTAATCGTGGTAAATC
The DNA window shown above is from Streptococcus salivarius and carries:
- the gap gene encoding type I glyceraldehyde-3-phosphate dehydrogenase, which codes for MVVKVGINGFGRIGRLAFRRIQNVEGVEVTRINDLTDPVMLAHLLKYDTTQGRFDGTVEVKDGGFEVNGKFVKVSAERDPEQIDWANDGVEIVLEATGFFAKKDAAEKHLHEGGAKKVVITAPGGNDVKTIVFNTNHDILDGTETVISGASCTTNCLAPMAKALQDNFGVKQGLMTTIHAYTGDQMILDGPHRGGDLRRARAGAANIVPNSTGAAKAIGLVIPELNGKLDGAAQRVPVPTGSVTELVAVLEKDVTVDEVNAAMKAASNESFGYTEDPIVSSDIVGISYGSLFDATQTKVQTVDGKQLVKVVSWYDNEMSYTSQLVRTLEYFAKIAK
- the rpsG gene encoding 30S ribosomal protein S7 → MSRKNRAPKREVLADPLYNSKIVTRLINRVMLDGKRGTAATIVYDAFEQIKEATGNDALEVFETAMDNIMPVLEVRARRVGGSNYQVPVEVRPERRTTLGLRWLVNASRARGEHTMKDRLAKEIMDAANNTGASVKKREDTHKMAEANRAFAHFRW
- the purR gene encoding pur operon repressor; protein product: MKLKRSERMVVISNYLINNPYQLTSLNTFAERYEAAKSSISEDVAIIKKAFEESQIGEIETVTGASGGVMFTPTISDEDARSLVEDLCKRLSESDRILPGGYLYLSDLLSTPSILKNVGRIIASAFKGQKIDAVMTVATKGVPLANAVADVLNIPFVIVRRDLKITEGSTVSVNYVSGSSDRIEKMFLSKRSLKPNSRVLIVDDFLKGGGTITGMISLLSEFDSELVGVAVFAENAKGDRDIHDYKSLLTVSDIDVKAQKVEVEVGNIFDK
- a CDS encoding 3'-5' exoribonuclease YhaM family protein, whose product is MKINQMKKDEYFEGFYLIKRAEVRKTRAGKDYIAFTFQDDTGEISGNLWDAQPYNVEEFTAGKVVHMEGRREVYNNTPQVNQITLRLPTFGETNDPADFKEKPPVNPTEVREYLEQMIFKIEEATWQRVVRALYRKYNKEFFTFPAAKTNHHAFESGLAYHTATMVRLADSIGDIYPELNKSLLFAGIMLHDLAKVIELTGPENTEYTVRGNLIGHIALIDEEITKVLVELNIDDTREDVVVLRHVILSHHGQLEYGSPVRPRIMEAEIIHMIDNLDASMMMMTTALNLVGPGEMTNRLFAMDNRSFYKPKFD
- the fusA gene encoding elongation factor G encodes the protein MAREFSLAKTRNIGIMAHVDAGKTTTTERILYYTGKIHKIGETHEGASQMDWMEQEQERGITITSAATTAQWDGHRVNIIDTPGHVDFTIEVQRSLRVLDGAVTVLDSQSGVEPQTETVWRQATEYGVPRIVFANKMDKIGADFLYSVSTLHDRLQANAHPIQLPIGAEDDFRGIIDLIKMKAEIYTNDLGTDILEEDIPADYVDQANEYREKLIEAVAETDEDLMMKYLEGEEITNEELKAAIRRATINVEFFPVLCGSAFKNKGVQLMLDAVIDYLPSPLDIPAIKGINPDTDEEETRPASDDEPFAALAFKIMTDPFVGRLTFIRVYSGILQSGSYVMNTSKGKRERIGRILQMHANSRQEIEQVYAGDIAAAIGLKDTTTGDSLTDEKAKVILESIEVPEPVIQLMVEPKTKADQDKMGIGLQKLAEEDPTFRVETNPETGETVISGMGELHLDVLVDRLKREHKVEANVGAPQVSYRETFRAATQARGFFKRQSGGKGQFGDVWIEFTPNEEGKGFEFENAIVGGVVPREFIPAVEKGLEESMANGVLAGYPMVDIKAKLYDGSYHDVDSSETAFKIAASLALKEAAKTAQPTILEPMMLVTITVPEENLGDVMGHVTARRGRVDGMEAHGNSQIVRAYVPLAEMFGYATTLRSATQGRGTFMMVFDHYEDVPKSVQEEIIKKNSGEA
- the rpsL gene encoding 30S ribosomal protein S12, whose product is MPTINQLVRKPRQSKVVKSKSPALNVGYNSHKKVQTNVSSPQKRGVATRVGTMTPKKPNSALRKFARVRLSNLIEVTAYIPGIGHNLQEHSVVLIRGGRVKDLPGVRYHIVRGALDTAGVADRKQSRSKYGAKRPKG